The genomic DNA TTGGGTAGATCATGTAATCAAACCAGTGAAATTTGCCGCATCTATGGAGACATTACATAGAGAAGGAGTGGAGATATTTGTGGAGCTGGGACCACAGCCAATTTTGCTGGGAATGGGACGTAATTGTTTACCCTCTGGCTATGGAACATGGCTACCGACACTACAGCTAGAGCAAAGCGATTGGCAAGGACTGCTTCAGGCTGTGGGTCAATTGTATGTACGAGGCGTGGCAATTGATTGGGAGGGTTTCCATCGCGACTCGGCTCACCGCCAAGTTTCTGTACCAACTTATCCTTGGCAGCAAGAGCGCTACTGGATTGATGTTGCACAAAGACAACTTCAGAATGAATTTGGGATGCAGAGCGATCGCCATCCTTTGCTAGGTCAGCGAATTCGGAGTGCAGCTATAAAAAATCAACAAATAGTTTTTGAAAGTCAAGTCAGCTCCAATTTTCCTGCATATTTAGCGGATCATGCTCTTTACGAGAAATTCATTTTCCCCACCGCAGCTTATGTGGAAATAGCGTTAGCAGCAGGAGCGAAAATCTTCGGAGGGGGAGCGGGAGAGAGTTATCCACAATTAGTAGTTGAAGAATTTCTGATCCAACAATCGCTAGTTTTAGATGCTGAAGAAACAGTCTCAGTTCAATTAGTTTTAACACCCAATGAATTAGGGTATGAATTTGAGATTTTCGGTCGCAAAAACTCAGATAATGTTGATGAGAATGAAACATGGACTCGCCACGCTCAAGGTGATCTTTTGAGTGGAAAAACTCTATCGGCAAAAACTCCTTTAGATTTGGCCGCCTTGAAGCAAAAAGTTAATCAAGAGATTGAAATTAAGGGCTATTACCAAAAATTCAGCGATTTGGGAGTAGAGTACGGACCGAACTTCCAAGTAATTGAGAAGTTGTGGTGTTCTCAGGGTGAGTCACCAGAAGTGCTTGGTAAGATTAAATTGCCGCAGATGGTAGAGAGCGATGCAAAGGATATTTTACATCCGCTGCTGTTAGATGGTTGCTTACAGCTTTTGGCGGCTGCTCTTGAAGATGGTGTTGAGAGCGATCGCAAGACTTACTTTTTAGTTGGTTTAGAGCGTCTAAATTTCTTGAGCCGGCCTAGCACAAGCATTTGGTGTCACGTTCATCAATCATCAAATCAGGGCAGCTCTGGTTTGCTGACTGCTTTCGATTTACATTTGGTTGATGAGAATGGAGTAGCAGTAGCTGACTTGATTAACTTACAGGTACGCCGTGCCAATCAAACTGCTTTGCTAGCCAATCAAACAGATGATTGGTTGTACAGAATTGGTTGGGAAGTAAAGCCGCTGGCGATAACGGATGACAAAAAATCTAAAGCAGGTAGCTGGCTGATTTTTAGCGATGGAGGTGAGGTCAGCAATTCCTTAGCTGAGCTGCTTAACAAGCAGGGCGATCGCTGTATTTTCGTTTCCCCAGGCTCGTCATTTTCATTATTAGAAGGCGATCGCTATCAAATCAACCCTGCTGAACGGCAAGACTTCCAGCAGCTAATTTCCGCAATAGTCAAAAAAGAGCAATCAGTCTGTCGAGGCATTGTTTATTTGTGGGGGAGCGATCGAAACCTAGAAATTTCAGACGTTCCAACAACAGCACTGGATTTATGCACTGGTGCGTTGTATTTGGTTCAAGCATTATCTGAAATTCCTCATCATCATTGGGGGAAAAAGATGCCTCGCTTATGCTTAGTTACACATAACGGGCAACCAGTAACAAAAGCCCCCTTACAAGTAGAGCAATCGCCATTAGTGGGTTTAGCTCGCGCGATCGTTCTAGAACATCCCGAACTAGAAACAGTCTGCGTAGACCTGAATTCTCGGCAAGCCAAAGAAATCGAAATGTTGGTCGCAGAACTTCTCTTCCCAGAGCAAGAAGAGCAAGTAGCTTTTCGGAATGAAGAGCGTTATGTCGCGCGATTGAAACGTGCCGATGCTAAAGCGATCGCTCATTCACCAAATATTAATTCATCAGGCAGTTATTTAATAACTGGTGGCCTCGGAGCATTAGGACTGCAAGTAGCAAATTACCTTGTCGAACAAGGCGCACGCCACCTGTTGCTAGTGGGAAGACAAGGAGCAGCATCACCAGAAGCACAAGCAGCAGTCAAGCAATTGGAAGACAAAGGAGCCTCGGTAAAAATCGTCAAAACCGATATTTCCCAACCCGATAGCGTAGCTACACTAATTGCTGAAACCGACATTCCTTTGCGAGGAGTAGTTCATACCGCAGGTGTTTTAGATGATGGAATGCTCCGCAATCAAACCCATAAACGCTTCTCAAAAGTAATGGCTCCCAAAGTTAAAGGTACTTGGAACTTGCACCAATTGACCAAAGAAATGCCATTAGATTTCTTTGTCTGCTTCTCCTCTATGACCTCAGTTTTAGGAGCGCTAGGTCAAGGAAATTATGCTGCGGCCAACACCTTTATAGATGCACTTTGTCATCACCGACAAGCATTAGGATTGCCTGCTACCAGCATTAACTGGGGACCTTGGGCGAGCTCTGGGATGGCCACGCGACTAGATGCAAATCTTCAAAATCGTTGGGAGGCAATTGGCTTTGGAATGATTCCGCCTAATCAAGGAATGTATTTATTTGGGAATTTGTTAAAGGGCCAGATATCTCAAGTTGGTGTAATGCCAATAAACTGGTCAAAATATCCAGTTGACAGCACTTTCTTAACTGAATTCCGAAAAACTACTGACAAAAAGAAAGAGGAAGAAAAAACTTCAGTTAGTTTATTGGAAACAATCAAGGCGGCCGAAAAAGATCGACATTACCCACTTTTACTAGCCCACGTCCAATCTCAAGTGTCTAAAGTTTTGGGCTACCAGAAAGAGCGGGCATTCTCAGTTACTGAAGGATTTTTCGATTTGGGAATGAGTTCTTTGACATCAGTGGAGTTGAGAAATAATTTGCAAAATAGCTTAGGCTGTCGTTTGCCCGCTACGCTGACTTTTGACTATCCCACTGTTAAAAAGTTAGTGGATTATTTGATGGTCGAGTTTCTAGAAGAGACTGAAGAAGACGACGATTTAGTTGTCTCCGAACAGTCCTTACAAACGGATAACAAAGCGATCGCATTTCAGCCGCTAGACGAAAACGATGATGCCGAAGCAATTGCCAAACAATTTGCAGAACAATTAGGCATACAATGGGTTAGCTAGACGAATGAAAAACTCCTTGGGTTTGTAGTGAGATTGTAAGCTCCCAAAAAATTGGTTAGCCAAAACTGAAAATCTGGTTATTGCTAATTGATTAGTCTGACATCGCACTCGCAACCCAAGAGAGTAATTAGGGCTTACCCAAAGAAACTGGGTTGATTTTAAAAATGGTCATTTGAAAGCAAAAGCCACTAATAAACCCGGTTTATAACTCCTCCTAATTAAGATTTGTTTCAATTGATAAAAGCAGAAAAATAGGTAAAGAAGAGGTTAATTAAATGAGTGAAAATAACGAACAACGCTACATTCAATTAATGAAAGTAGCCTCACAAAAAATAGCCGATTTACAAGCCGAAGTTGAGCGATTAAAGCAGAAAGAACGCGAGCCTATCGCCATTGTTGGTATGGGTTGTCGCTTGGCAGAAGCTGATAATCCTGAAGCATTTTGGGACTTACTTTTAAATGGTGTAGATGCCATTCGAGAAGCCCCAAAGGGCCATCATTCATATCTAGATCCATACTACGATCCAGATCCCGATGTGCCGGGCAAGGTTTATATTCGGCGTGCAGGGTTTCTCAACCAATCTCCCGCAGATTTTGATGCTAGTTTCTTCGGGATTTCCCCCAGAGAAGCAGCGAGTTTAGATCCTCAGCATCGACTGGTGATGGAAGTAGCTTGGGAAGCCTTAGAAGGCGCTGGACTTGTACCCGAAAAATTGGCAGGCAGCCAGACAGGTGTTTTTATCGGGATATGTGCCAATGACTACGTTTGGCAACTTGTGAAACAAGACCCTGTAGAAACAGATGTTTACATAGGATCGGGGAATGCCTATAGCCCAGTGGCAGGCCGCCTTTCTTACTTCTTCGATTTTAACGGCCCTTGTCTAGCTGTTGATACTGGCTGTGCTTCCTCATTAGCGGCAATTCACTTGGCTGTTGTCAATTTGCGTAGGGGAGATTGCAATCTAGCCTTAGCTGGAGGCGTGCAGCGATATATCTCGCCAGAATATTGGCTCAACCTTTGCAAATCCCGGATGTTGTCTCCAGATGGGCGTTGCAAAACTTTTGCGGCGGGAGCAGATGGTTACGCTCGCGGCGAAGGTTGCGGCATAGTCGTTCTCAAGCGTCTTTCAGATGCAGTAGCTGATGGCGACAATATTTTGGCCTTAATTAGAGGCACGGCTCACGGGCAAGATGGACGAACCAGCGGGCTCACTGTACCCAGCGGTTCTTCTCAGCAAGGTGTGATTAAGAGAGCGATCGCGAATGCAGGTATCCAGCCCAAAGATGTCAATTATATTGAGGCTCATGGTACAGGTACTTCTCTGGGAGACCCAATTGAAGCAAATGCTTTGATAAATGTGTTTCGCCAACGAGAAGAACCTTTAATCTTAGGTTCGGCAAAAACTAATATCGGACACTTGGAAGGAGCTGCTGGCGTAGCAGGTTTGATCAAAATCGTTCTCTCCTTACAAAATGAGCTGATTCCACAACACCTGCATTTCAAAGAGCCTAGCCCTTATATTTCTTGGGATAGGATGCCAATAAAAGTGGCAAGCGAACAGACACCCTGGCCAGCAACAGATAAAACTAGGTTTGCTGGAGTTAGTTCCTTTGGTTTTACGGGCATCAATGTCCATGCTGTCCTGTCAGAAGCACCACCAGTAGCAGCAAAAAGTGAGGCAGAAACTTGGAAGCGCCCCCTACACCTGCTCACCCTCAGTGCCAAAACCAAACCCGCACTCGAACAGATGGTTCGCAACTACTCAGAACACCTAGCCACTCATTCCAACTTAGAGTGGGCGGATGTCTGTTACACAACTAATACTCGGCGGACTCATTTTCACGAACGTTTAGCTGTGGTTGCCGACTCAGTTTCTCAAGCACGGGAAAAATTATTAGCTAATTTAGCAGGAACAGAAAACAGTCATCTGTTTAAAGGTAGCAAGAGCGAAAGTCAACCTCAAATCGCTTTTCTATTCACAGGACAAGGTTCCCAGTATCTAGGAATGGGACGGGAATTATACGCCACACAACCAACTTTCCGTCAGGCATTAGACCGCTGTCAAGTAATTTTAAATGCAATTGGGAAGCAGGAAGAATCGCTACTCTCCGTCCTGTACCAAAGCAATGACAGTTCGCTCCTAGAACAAACCGCTTATACCCAACCAGCTCTATTTGCCTTAGAGTACGCGCTAGCCGAATTGTGGAAATCTTGGGGTCTAGAGCCAACCGCAGTCATTGGTCATAGCGTAGGGGAATATGTAGCAGCTTGTGTAGCGGGGATTTTCTCCTTAGAAGACGGATTAAAAATGATTTCAGCCAGAGGAAGTTTAATGCAAAAACTGCCTAGTGGCGGAGAAATGGTATCGTTTTTAGCCGAGCCAGAACACGTATCGCAAGCAATGCGAGGAATAGAGTCAGTAAGCATTGCAGCCATCAACGGCCCAAATAGCGTGGTGATTTCCGGCACGGCAGAAGCAGTACGTCAGGTAGTGGAAAAGTTAGAAGCCAAAGGCATAAAAAACAAGCGGTTAAAAGTTTCTCATGCCTTCCATTCAGAATTAATGAAACCAATGCTAGCGGAGTTTCGGCAAGTGGTGGAGGAAGTAACATTTCACTCACCGAAACTAAACTTTGTATCGAATGTAACGGGAAACTTTGAGCGAGTGTTGCCCACACAAGCAGAATATTGGGTAGACCACATCCTCAAACCAGTGAGATTTGGCTCTGGAATGGAGACATTACACAAAGAAGGAATAGAGATATTTGTGGAAATGGGGCCGCAGCCAATATTGTTAGGGATGGGTCGTCAGTGCTTGCCATCGGGCTATGGCACTTGGCTGCCGACGTTACAGTTAGAGCAAAGCGATTGGCAAGGGTTGCTTCAGACGTTGGGGCAATTGTATGTGCGAGGCGTGGGGCTTGATTGGGAGGGCTTCCATCGCGACTATGGCCACCGCCAAGTGGGTGTGCCAACTTATCCTTGGCAGCGCGATCGCTATTGGATTGATGTGACGCAAACGCAACCTCTGACGAGATCGGGAACCCAGACTATTGAAGAGTTTCAAGTGAAACCTGATAGTCACCAACCCTTGCCCAAACAAGGCGCTGAGCAAGATTGCCGCGATAAGCTGGTGTGGGAACCGCAACCTCTTTATGGCTTGCCTGCTAATTATTTGGCTTCTCCTAGCGAACTAGCGAGAAACATAGGCAGTCAAGAATTGTTATCTGAGGCCGAGCGGAGTCGCGATCGCGATCGGGAAGAGCAGCTAGAAAGTACGAGTGTGGCGTATATTGTCAATGCCTTCCAACAACTAGGCTTTAAGTTTGAGCCCAACCTACGCTTCTCAACCCCTGAACTGATCGAGCAGTTAGGAATAGTCAAGCAGCACCAACGCTTAATTGGGTGTTTTTTGGAAATCATGGCTGAGGAAGGACTACTGCGCTTTCATCAGTCCGAGTGGCAAGTCGTCAGGGCCCCTCATATAGCGGAGCCAGAAGCACAAGTGGCGAATTCGTCACTCAAATCTCCCTACTCGGCAATGGCGGAAATAGTCTCTCGTTGCGGGCCTAGATTGGCCGATGTTTTGCAGGGCAAGTACGATCCGCTCCAGTTGTTGTTTCCTGAAGGCGATTTAACCATTGCGACAGAACTTTATCAAGATTCGCCAGAACTCAAGTTTATCAATACCCTCGCACAGCGGGTTGTGGGGGCGGCGGTCTCAAGCTTACCACAAGGGCGAGGGATGCGTATTCTGGAAATTGGAGCTGGTACTGGCTCGACCACTTCTTACTTATTACCAAATCTGCCTGCCGATCGAGTCGAGTATTTCTTCACAGATATCGGCGCTTTCTTTGTTGCCAAAGCACAAGAAAAGTTTGCCGATTATCCCTTTGTAAATTACCAAATATTGGATATTGAGCAAGAGCCAGAAGCGGCTGCTCGGGGCTATTACGATCTGATTATTGCTCCCAATGTATTGCACGCCACTAAAGACTTGCGTGAAACAGTAAAAAATGTCCACCAGATGTTGGCTCCGGGCGGATTGTTGGTGCTTTTGGAAAGCACTACTCGTCAGCCTTCAGTGGACATAACTTTTGGCTTAACAGAAGGCTGGTGGCGCTTTAGCGACCTTGATTTGCGACCTGACTATCCTTTGTTAAGTGTCAACAAGTGGGAAGAGTTATTGTCTTCATCTGGTTTTACTAATCTTGTTTCTTTTTCATCGCCTAGCACACAAGAAGTGCTGATATTGGCTCAAGTCAAAAAAGAAGACCAACCTCTGACGAGAAATTGGCTCATTTTTGCTGATAATCACGGGATTGCTCAGCAATTGGCGACAGAGCTGAAAACAAAAGGCGATTTACCAACAGTCGTTTTTCCAAACGAGTCTCTCCAACCATCAGGAACAGAAGTGGCCTCTCCACTTGCCAAATATCAGGACTTAATAACAGCTCAACAATGGCATGGGGTAGTGCATTTGGGGAATTTTGATTCTCCGGCTAACGAACTCGATGTTAAGTTGGTTAAATCGCTTGTAAAATCGGGTTGTTCAGCTAATTTTTGGTTAGTAACTCAAGGGGTGCAAGCCATCGAAAAAGTGCAGACAGACGTGGTGCGATCGCGTTTATGGGAAATCACCCAAGTTATGCAGTCAGAGCATCCCGAACTGTCATTTGTACTTCTAGATTTGGCTCCCGAAGGAGTTGATAACCCAGTACAAACAATTTTGGAAGAAATCTGGCTCGAACCTGCTTCTTCAGTAAAAATGGTTGCATTTCGTGACAAAGAACGTTTGGTTGCCCGATTGGTAAACCAAGAAAAGCCTGGGGCGGAGGGTATTCTCAAAAAGAAAGAGAGAGAAGAAACTTCAAACTTGGTCGAACAATTAAAGGCAACTGATAAAGAGCAACGTATATCGCTGTTAATTGCTCATATTCAATCTCTATTGTCTCAGGTTTTGGGAGACAAACAAGAGAGGACTTTCTCCCTATCACAAGGATTTTTCGACTTAGGAATGGATTCTATGACATCCATAGAGTTAAGAAATCGCTTGCAAAACTTGATAGGAATCTCATTGTCATCAACTTTGTTTTATAAATATCCAACAGTAGAAGCATTAGTTCAGTATTTGATTCAAGATGTGCTTGCTACTTTTGTAAAGTTTGATGATTAATAGGGGTTAAACTGCTCCCCGGAAGCGACTCCGGGGCGCTGTTTTCGCTTACTAATACCATTTCCCTAAAAGTATGCTATAATATATTGCTAGCTTTTCTGACATCTTCTATGGAGTCACCACAGGCAGAAGATTAGATCTACTTAACTTATTTAGGACCAAACAGATGCCTCAAGGCGATCGCTTACTTGTTAAGAAATATTTCGCCAACAGTATCGTATCTCGGCTATACCCCTTTATGGCGATCTCGCACACATGGGGGACAAGAAAGTTGAACGGGTTATTACACAAGGGTTTGAATTAATACCCACATTCCGCAGATATTTGATCGGATTTAATTTCAAAAGAATTCAGAATTTTCCAACCTTCAAATGATTGCATAGCAATCATTTGAAGGTTTATTAAGGTATAATAATTGGTGCAAGTAGAGCAACCCTTAAAACCATGAAAAAGCCCTCGGAAGCTATAAATATCGTAAATTTAGACCACTTGGGAATAGTAGCAGGGATAATAGATGAAATGGAATTGGTAGAAGAAGTCAACAAAAAAGTGGGAATAAAAATTAAAGAAACCCTAAGCCCAGGACAAGTAATGAAAGCAATGATTTTGAACGGACTGGGATTTTTGAGCGCCCCAATCTACCTATTCGATGCTTTTTTCGTTGGAAAAGCAACAGAACATCTAATTGGAGAAGGAGTGACCCCCGAACAATTAAATGATGACAGAATCGGGAGAGCATTAGATAAATATTATCGAGCTGGAACGACAAAGTTATTTACAGCAATTGCCCTGAAAGCAGCGTTGAAATTTCAAGTATCAATGAAAAGCGTTCACCTAGATAGCAGTTCAATATCAGTAGAAGGAGCATACAAAAACTGTCAGGAAAAAAGCCAGATGATAAAAGTGTCTTTGTAGAGAGATTGAAAGAATTTAAAAACCAGTGGACATTGACGGAATCTGTGTAGCAGACAGTGCTTTATACACAGCAGAAAATTTGTCAGCAATGGCAGGAATGAAATGGATAACGAGAGTACCATTAAGCATCAAAGAAGCTCAAAATAAAATCTGCAAGATTGAAGATAGTGCCTGGGAAAACCCTGAAATAAAAGGATATAAAATAGCAGTCCAAACGAGTGATTATGCTGGCATCAAGCAAAGATGGCTAGTAATAGAAAGTAAAATCAGAAAGCAAGCA from Kamptonema formosum PCC 6407 includes the following:
- a CDS encoding type I polyketide synthase; this translates as MSENNEQRYIQLMKVASQKIADLQAEVERLKQKEREPIAIVGMGCRLAEADNPEAFWDLLLNGVDAIREAPKGHHSYLDPYYDPDPDVPGKVYIRRAGFLNQSPADFDASFFGISPREAASLDPQHRLVMEVAWEALEGAGLVPEKLAGSQTGVFIGICANDYVWQLVKQDPVETDVYIGSGNAYSPVAGRLSYFFDFNGPCLAVDTGCASSLAAIHLAVVNLRRGDCNLALAGGVQRYISPEYWLNLCKSRMLSPDGRCKTFAAGADGYARGEGCGIVVLKRLSDAVADGDNILALIRGTAHGQDGRTSGLTVPSGSSQQGVIKRAIANAGIQPKDVNYIEAHGTGTSLGDPIEANALINVFRQREEPLILGSAKTNIGHLEGAAGVAGLIKIVLSLQNELIPQHLHFKEPSPYISWDRMPIKVASEQTPWPATDKTRFAGVSSFGFTGINVHAVLSEAPPVAAKSEAETWKRPLHLLTLSAKTKPALEQMVRNYSEHLATHSNLEWADVCYTTNTRRTHFHERLAVVADSVSQAREKLLANLAGTENSHLFKGSKSESQPQIAFLFTGQGSQYLGMGRELYATQPTFRQALDRCQVILNAIGKQEESLLSVLYQSNDSSLLEQTAYTQPALFALEYALAELWKSWGLEPTAVIGHSVGEYVAACVAGIFSLEDGLKMISARGSLMQKLPSGGEMVSFLAEPEHVSQAMRGIESVSIAAINGPNSVVISGTAEAVRQVVEKLEAKGIKNKRLKVSHAFHSELMKPMLAEFRQVVEEVTFHSPKLNFVSNVTGNFERVLPTQAEYWVDHILKPVRFGSGMETLHKEGIEIFVEMGPQPILLGMGRQCLPSGYGTWLPTLQLEQSDWQGLLQTLGQLYVRGVGLDWEGFHRDYGHRQVGVPTYPWQRDRYWIDVTQTQPLTRSGTQTIEEFQVKPDSHQPLPKQGAEQDCRDKLVWEPQPLYGLPANYLASPSELARNIGSQELLSEAERSRDRDREEQLESTSVAYIVNAFQQLGFKFEPNLRFSTPELIEQLGIVKQHQRLIGCFLEIMAEEGLLRFHQSEWQVVRAPHIAEPEAQVANSSLKSPYSAMAEIVSRCGPRLADVLQGKYDPLQLLFPEGDLTIATELYQDSPELKFINTLAQRVVGAAVSSLPQGRGMRILEIGAGTGSTTSYLLPNLPADRVEYFFTDIGAFFVAKAQEKFADYPFVNYQILDIEQEPEAAARGYYDLIIAPNVLHATKDLRETVKNVHQMLAPGGLLVLLESTTRQPSVDITFGLTEGWWRFSDLDLRPDYPLLSVNKWEELLSSSGFTNLVSFSSPSTQEVLILAQVKKEDQPLTRNWLIFADNHGIAQQLATELKTKGDLPTVVFPNESLQPSGTEVASPLAKYQDLITAQQWHGVVHLGNFDSPANELDVKLVKSLVKSGCSANFWLVTQGVQAIEKVQTDVVRSRLWEITQVMQSEHPELSFVLLDLAPEGVDNPVQTILEEIWLEPASSVKMVAFRDKERLVARLVNQEKPGAEGILKKKEREETSNLVEQLKATDKEQRISLLIAHIQSLLSQVLGDKQERTFSLSQGFFDLGMDSMTSIELRNRLQNLIGISLSSTLFYKYPTVEALVQYLIQDVLATFVKFDD
- a CDS encoding type I polyketide synthase, which gives rise to MTQTPAKPTTLQLLNALEEARTKLEAVQQAKEEPIAIIGMSCRFPGAKDTESFWHLLSNGVDAIKEVPSNRWKIDSCYDPNPDAPGKMSSRYGGFLSEVDKFDAHFFGISPREAMSLDPQQRLLLEVSFEALENGGQSSEKLFGTPTGVFIAISTFDYAMRLSEARSQIDAHLGTGTLLSPAAGRLSYSLGLKGASMVVDTACSSSLVAVHLAANSLRNRESDLALVGGVNLLLAPSLSINFTKARMLAPDGRCKTFDASANGYVRSEGCGVVVLKRLSQAIRDRDNILALIRGSAINQDGASGGLTVPSGPSQEAVVRQALKNAGVKPKEVSYIEAHGTGTSLGDPIEANALGSIFSEREEPLFVGSVKTNIGHPEAAAGIAGLIKVVLSLQHKEIPPHLHFQKPNPYIPWDQLPLEVPSQLTPWSTVNKQRIAGISSFGFSGTNAHVVLSEAPPVTKSEAETVERPQHLLTLSAKTKPALEQMVRNYSEHLATHPNLEWADVCYTTNTRRTHFHERLAVVADSVSQAREKLLANLGGAESTHLYGGSKSESQPQIAFLFTGQGSQYLGMGRKLYETQPTFRKSLERCQEILNTIGISERSLLSILYQNDDNSLLEQTAYTQPALFAIEYALAELWKSWGLEPSAVMGHSVGEYVAACVAGIFSLEDGLKMISARGSLMQKLPSNGEMVSLLASVEQVVEALQGLDSVSIAAINGPNSVVISGAGEAVRRVVQELESKGIKTKRLKVSHAFHSALMKPMLAEFRKVVQEVTFHQPRLNFISNVTGAFESQLPTNPEYWVDHVIKPVKFAASMETLHREGVEIFVELGPQPILLGMGRNCLPSGYGTWLPTLQLEQSDWQGLLQAVGQLYVRGVAIDWEGFHRDSAHRQVSVPTYPWQQERYWIDVAQRQLQNEFGMQSDRHPLLGQRIRSAAIKNQQIVFESQVSSNFPAYLADHALYEKFIFPTAAYVEIALAAGAKIFGGGAGESYPQLVVEEFLIQQSLVLDAEETVSVQLVLTPNELGYEFEIFGRKNSDNVDENETWTRHAQGDLLSGKTLSAKTPLDLAALKQKVNQEIEIKGYYQKFSDLGVEYGPNFQVIEKLWCSQGESPEVLGKIKLPQMVESDAKDILHPLLLDGCLQLLAAALEDGVESDRKTYFLVGLERLNFLSRPSTSIWCHVHQSSNQGSSGLLTAFDLHLVDENGVAVADLINLQVRRANQTALLANQTDDWLYRIGWEVKPLAITDDKKSKAGSWLIFSDGGEVSNSLAELLNKQGDRCIFVSPGSSFSLLEGDRYQINPAERQDFQQLISAIVKKEQSVCRGIVYLWGSDRNLEISDVPTTALDLCTGALYLVQALSEIPHHHWGKKMPRLCLVTHNGQPVTKAPLQVEQSPLVGLARAIVLEHPELETVCVDLNSRQAKEIEMLVAELLFPEQEEQVAFRNEERYVARLKRADAKAIAHSPNINSSGSYLITGGLGALGLQVANYLVEQGARHLLLVGRQGAASPEAQAAVKQLEDKGASVKIVKTDISQPDSVATLIAETDIPLRGVVHTAGVLDDGMLRNQTHKRFSKVMAPKVKGTWNLHQLTKEMPLDFFVCFSSMTSVLGALGQGNYAAANTFIDALCHHRQALGLPATSINWGPWASSGMATRLDANLQNRWEAIGFGMIPPNQGMYLFGNLLKGQISQVGVMPINWSKYPVDSTFLTEFRKTTDKKKEEEKTSVSLLETIKAAEKDRHYPLLLAHVQSQVSKVLGYQKERAFSVTEGFFDLGMSSLTSVELRNNLQNSLGCRLPATLTFDYPTVKKLVDYLMVEFLEETEEDDDLVVSEQSLQTDNKAIAFQPLDENDDAEAIAKQFAEQLGIQWVS